Proteins encoded together in one Macadamia integrifolia cultivar HAES 741 chromosome 8, SCU_Mint_v3, whole genome shotgun sequence window:
- the LOC122085526 gene encoding GDSL esterase/lipase At2g30310-like: MASSSSSFFVLLVLLNTITRLIITNPGTTCNASSTVVPPKFPAILVFGDSTVDTGNNNFIPTAFKGCHPPYGREFPGHIPTGRFSDGRLVPDLLASALGIKKLVPPFLDPLLSDKELCTGVSFASAGSGYDDLTTVVSRVIPVSQQLQYFKEYIKRLNKAVGEHKAKKIINGALVMISGGSNDFLINFYDLPTRSLQFNISGYQDFLLQKLQDIIKELFDLGCRNFIVAGVPPFGCAPIQITAKLKNTPARTCIEEENKDARAYNSKLKRVVKKLEESCEGSKMVYLNIYDPFMDMINQPQKYGFVETKKGCCGNGLVEVGPLCNLLTPPCANASEYLFWDAIHPGEVAYTHITRYVLDHAHMLFTIPTTPAKAN, from the exons AtggcctcctcctcctcttccttctttgtcCTCTTGGTGCTCTTAAACACCATCACTAGATTAATAATCACCAATCCTGGAACCACATGCAATGCCTCATCAACAGTAGTGCCACCAAAATTCCCAGCTATATTGGTTTTTGGCGATTCAACTGTGGATACAGGGAATAACAACTTCATCCCAACAGCTTTCAAGGGTTGTCACCCACCTTATGGTCGAGAATTCCCTGGTCATATCCCAACGGGAAGGTTTTCGGATGGAAGACTAGTTCCCGATCTACTGGCTTCTGCCTTGGGAATCAAGAAGCTTGTGCCACCCTTCTTAGACCCACTTCTATCGGATAAGGAACTCTGTACCGGAGTCAGTTTCGCTTCGGCGGGATCAGGTTACGATGATCTAACCACAGTGGTATCAAGGGTGATCCCAGTGTCACAGCAGCTACAATACTTCAAGGAGTATATCAAGAGACTCAATAAGGCCGTAGGAGAACACAAGGCTAAGAAGATAATAAATGGCGCCTTGGTTATGATTAGTGGAGGATCTAATGACTTCCTCATCAACTTCTATGATCTTCCAACCAGGAGTCTACAATTTAACATCTCAGGGTACCAAGATTTTCTGCTACAAAAGTTACAAGACATAATTAAG GAACTGTTTGATCTGGGATGTCGTAACTTCATTGTAGCGGGGGTTCCTCCATTCGGCTGTGCGCCTATCCAGATCACGGCAAAGTTGAAGAATACACCTGCCAGAACATGcattgaagaagagaataaagatGCTCGTGCTTATAATTCCAAGCTCAAGCGAGTAGtgaaaaaactagaagaatcgTGTGAAGGAAGCAAAATGGTGTACCTCAACATCTACGATCCTTTCATGGACATGATCAACCAACCACAAAAATACG GATTTGTGGAAACAAAGAAAGGTTGCTGTGGGAATGGATTGGTAGAAGTAGGACCCCTTTGTAACCTACTCACACCACCATGTGCCAATGCTTCTGAGTATCTATTTTGGGACGCCATTCATCCTGGTGAAGTCGCTTATACACACATTACCCGTTACGTGCTGGACCATGCCCATATGCTCTTCACGATCCCTACTACTCCTGCTAAAGCAAACTAA